Proteins from a single region of Hypomesus transpacificus isolate Combined female chromosome 9, fHypTra1, whole genome shotgun sequence:
- the LOC124471385 gene encoding stonustoxin subunit beta-like, producing the protein MMERVMWRERDACELTLDPNTAYRDLSLSEENRKVTWRREEQPYPDHPERFEDYPQVLCREGLSGRCYWEAEWSGRWVLIAVTYKGISRRGWGDDCELGDNNKSWSLRCDDNSYSAWHNKKITAIPAPPSSSLRVGVYLDWPAGTLSFYTVSSDTLTHLHTFHSTFTEPLYPGFWVYPGSSVSLCQVE; encoded by the exons atgatggagagagtgatgtggagggagagag atgcctgtgagctcacactggacccaaacacagcatacagagacctctctctgtctgaggagaacagaaaggtgacatggaggagagaggagcagccgtATCCTGATCACCCAGAGAGATTTGAGGACTATCCACaggtgctgtgtagagagggtctgtctgggcgctgttactgggaggcagagtggagtgGAAGATGGGTTCTTATAGCAGTGACATATAAAGGAATCAGCAGGAGAGGATGGGGTGATGACTGTGAGCTTGGAGACAATAACAAGTCCTGGAGTCTGAGGTGTGATGATAACAGTTACTCTGCCTGGCACAATAAGAAGATCACTGCCatacctgcccccccctccagctccctcagaGTAGGAGTGTATCTGGACTGGCCGGCCGgcactctgtccttctacacagtctcctctgacacactgacccacctgcacacattccACAGCACATTCACTGAGCCCCTCTATCCTGGGTTCTGGGTTTATCCTGGCTCCTCAGTGTCCCTGTGTCAGGTAGAatag